The following DNA comes from Methanofastidiosum sp..
GCGCATTAGAAAGAGGAATTGTCTTTCTAAATCTTGCTTCTGATCCCTCAATTGAAAGACTAATCGTACCAAGAATAGCTTTAACTACTGCGGAATTTTTTGCATTTAACTACGATATGCACATGCTAGTGATAATGACGGACATGACAAACTATTGTGAAGCTTTAAGAGAAATAGGTTCTGCCAGAGAAGAAGTCCCAGGTAGAAGAGGTTACCCCGGCTATATGTATACGGATCTTGCTTCAATTTATGAGAGAGCAGGAAGGATAGAAGGTAAGAATGGTTCTGTCACACAAGTACCTATCCTAACAATGCCAGGTGATGATATAACTCATCCCATACCTGATTTGTCTGGGTATATTACCGAAGGCCAAATTATAGTTTCTAGAGACCTTCAAAGAAAAGGAATATATCCTCCAATTGACGTTTTACCTTCTCTATCAAGGTTGATGAGCAAGGGGATAGGTATAGATAGAACTCGAGAGGATCATAAATCTGTTTCAGATCAATTGTATGCCGCATATGCTGAAGGAAAAGATCTTAGAGGCATTGTTTCAATTGTTGGTAAAGAGTCTCTTTCAAAATCGGATAAATTATTCTTAGATTTTGCTGATGATTTTGAAAAAAGATTTGTGACACAAAAATCTACCGAGAATAGAGGGATAGGAGACACACTAGACATCGGATGGGAGATTCTTTCAAAACTTCCCGAAGATAAATTACTAAGGGTAAGCGATGAGTTAATTGGAAAATATATGAGGAGATTCAAGAATGCCCCAGATAAAGCCGACTAGGTCTGAGTTGATTAAACTCCAGAGAAGAATCAAGCTGTCTAAAACAGGATATAACATACTAAAAAAGAAAAGAGACGGTCTAGTAATGAATCTTTTTGGCATGGTAAAGGATGCCAAAGAAGCCCAAGAAACTCTTGAAGAAAACTATGAAATTGCAAAGAAATATCTTGGGATGACGATAGCTTTTGAGGGTGAAATTGCTGTAGCTTCTTGCGCACTAATTAAAAAAGGTACTCCAGAATTTCATTTAGACAATAAAAACATCATGGGTGTTCAAGTGCCCACAATATCCGATTTATCTTTTAAAAAAGGCATAAATGAGAGAGGATATAGTATTATATCAACTTCCTCCAAAATTGATGAAACAGTAGAACAATATGAAAAAGTTTTGGAATATGTTGCAAAAGCCGTCGAAGCAGAATCAACTCTTAAAAAAGTATTAAATGAAATTGAAATAACCAGAAGGAGAGTAAATGCTTTAGAATCAAAAATTATACCAAAATTGGAATCACAGAAGAAATTTATTGACTTTAGGTTAGAAGAGCTAGAAAGAGAGAATAAATTCAGGCTAAAAATGATTAAAGATAAAAAATCCAAGAAAACCCTTGTTAATATTACATAAAGTTTTAAAAAAGAAGATAATTCAAGTTATTTATGGACAGAATAACTGCTACTAAATTAGTAATTACTATTTCAATATTACTTCTTGGTATTTATCTTGTCTATCCTATAATCCCGGGTATAATTGGAGGATTGATCTTCTCTTATGCATTTACTCCAGTTTACAATTTTATTTACAAAAAATTAAAAATGAGAAGTGTATCAGCTACACTAACAACTTTATTTATATCTGCACCATTTCTCATTGTCTTATTGTACGGATTCTATAAAGCCCTTGAACAACTTACATTTGTTACACAAGTATTAAAAAAAGAAACGCCGACTACAATCTTTGACCTTCTAGGATTGGAAGTTGAAGGTAGTCCTTTCTACGGAGTAATAACTGAAACCTTCCCACAAATTGTTAACATCTCAGATTTTTTCTCTAGTACAATGGGGCAACTTCCCCTTACCTTGATGAACGTCGTTGTATTATTTCTCTCTCTTTTCTATTTCCTGAACGAGAAAGATAGAGTGGAAAGTTATTTTGAGAAAATAATTCCAACTAATCACAAAAGAGATATAATTGAGATACTCGGGCCCACTAAAAGAGTAATCAATGGCTTGATTTATGCAAACGTCATGAGTGCAATGATTATGGCATTCCTTGCAACAATTGGATTTTTAGTGATAGGAGTACCATACTCTTTTCTGTTGGGACTATTGACTGGATTGGCCGCACTGTTGCCTGTTGTTGGCCCGTGGACTATATTTTTACCTGTTGGTTTTTATTATATCCTAACAGGAGAAATTGCCCAAGGTTTGGCAATATTAACTTATGGCGTGATAGTTCTTTTTATTTTGTATAATTTCTATATTTTCCCAAAGCTAGGTGGAAATAAAGCACAATTGCATCCGTTTATAGTTTTAGTCGGATTTTTAGGAGGAGCATATATGTTCGGAGCTTTGGGGATACTCTATGGGCCTATAATTTTAGGATTATTAAAAGGTCTAACAGAGGGCTTGTTCAAAGAATCAACAATGAAAAGAAAGTTTTTTAAATTATAATAAGGCTTTCATTATGTTGATTTATATGGACAATTCAATATTTTCAGAAACTGCAAATAGAGTAAAAGCATCAGAAATTAGAGAAATTCTCAAGCTTACTCAAAAACCAGGGATAATCTCTCTTGCAGGAGGTCTTCCAAACCCACAAACATTTCCTTTGGAAGATATTAAAAAGATTGTAAACGACGTTTTAAATTCAAATAACAATGGATTACAGTATGGGCTTACTGAGGGGGACCCTGAGTTAAGACAATATATTGCAGAAATGATGTGTAAATACGGTATTACTTGTAATCCAGATGATATCCTAATTACTAGTGGATCCCAACAGGGATTAGACTTGGTATCAAAAATTTTGATTAATCCAGGGGATATAGTAATTGTCGAGGCTCCAAGTTATCTTGGTGCTTTGAGTGCATTTAGATCTTACCTGTGTGATTTCGTTGATGTTCCTTCAGATGGAGAAGGAATAAGAACTGATCTATTAGTTGAAACACTTGAAACCTTAAAAGAAGATGGAAAGAAAGCTAAAATGTTGTACTTAGTTCCAAATTTCCACAACCCCACAGGTATTACTACAAGTGATAAGAGAAGAAAAGAAATAATTAAAATTGCCAACGACTATGATTTAG
Coding sequences within:
- a CDS encoding V-type ATP synthase subunit D, which produces MPQIKPTRSELIKLQRRIKLSKTGYNILKKKRDGLVMNLFGMVKDAKEAQETLEENYEIAKKYLGMTIAFEGEIAVASCALIKKGTPEFHLDNKNIMGVQVPTISDLSFKKGINERGYSIISTSSKIDETVEQYEKVLEYVAKAVEAESTLKKVLNEIEITRRRVNALESKIIPKLESQKKFIDFRLEELERENKFRLKMIKDKKSKKTLVNIT
- a CDS encoding PLP-dependent aminotransferase family protein, which gives rise to MLIYMDNSIFSETANRVKASEIREILKLTQKPGIISLAGGLPNPQTFPLEDIKKIVNDVLNSNNNGLQYGLTEGDPELRQYIAEMMCKYGITCNPDDILITSGSQQGLDLVSKILINPGDIVIVEAPSYLGALSAFRSYLCDFVDVPSDGEGIRTDLLVETLETLKEDGKKAKMLYLVPNFHNPTGITTSDKRRKEIIKIANDYDLVVIEDNPYGELRYEGEHLKAIKSYDTDGRVIYLGTFSKILAPGFRIAWAVGHGELMKKMVIAKQAVDLHTNAFGQRIAAIYCHNYLDKHLVKILDFYKIKRDVMLSSLDEYMPKECKWTKPEGGMFNWVELPEYVDTKEMFTDAINSNVAYVIGSAFYIEENLGRHTMRLNFSFPKDEEINLGIKRLSEVIRRWL
- a CDS encoding V-type ATP synthase subunit B, with product MVKQYKTITSVIGPLIFLENTENIGYGEYVNMNLPDGSMKRGQVLDTSENRVIVQVFEGTRNIDKNVYVKFSGDVLKVPVSYDMLGRVFSGSGDPLDGGPKVIPEARLDINGLPINPYKRAPPHEFIQTGVSAIDGMNSLIRGQKLPIFSGSGLPHNQLALQIARQATVLDCSESFAVVFVAMGITEEEAKYFISDFEKTGALERGIVFLNLASDPSIERLIVPRIALTTAEFFAFNYDMHMLVIMTDMTNYCEALREIGSAREEVPGRRGYPGYMYTDLASIYERAGRIEGKNGSVTQVPILTMPGDDITHPIPDLSGYITEGQIIVSRDLQRKGIYPPIDVLPSLSRLMSKGIGIDRTREDHKSVSDQLYAAYAEGKDLRGIVSIVGKESLSKSDKLFLDFADDFEKRFVTQKSTENRGIGDTLDIGWEILSKLPEDKLLRVSDELIGKYMRRFKNAPDKAD
- a CDS encoding AI-2E family transporter produces the protein MDRITATKLVITISILLLGIYLVYPIIPGIIGGLIFSYAFTPVYNFIYKKLKMRSVSATLTTLFISAPFLIVLLYGFYKALEQLTFVTQVLKKETPTTIFDLLGLEVEGSPFYGVITETFPQIVNISDFFSSTMGQLPLTLMNVVVLFLSLFYFLNEKDRVESYFEKIIPTNHKRDIIEILGPTKRVINGLIYANVMSAMIMAFLATIGFLVIGVPYSFLLGLLTGLAALLPVVGPWTIFLPVGFYYILTGEIAQGLAILTYGVIVLFILYNFYIFPKLGGNKAQLHPFIVLVGFLGGAYMFGALGILYGPIILGLLKGLTEGLFKESTMKRKFFKL